From Microlunatus capsulatus, a single genomic window includes:
- a CDS encoding VOC family protein: protein MSTLDGQQVADAGLDGWVNLLGGLQTRVTTPDFAAGLALVDAIGALADELDHHPDLGLRPGQVDVRLRSHDVGGITGRDVRMARRITELAAAAGLRTAAAGVTRLELGLDSPDQRAVAPFWGAVLGLVDEDGGADELLDPARALPTVWFQGSGADEPRQRWHPDLWVDPAEVQPRIDAAVAAGGTLVDDAEAPAFWVLADPEGNRVCLCTWQSR, encoded by the coding sequence GTGAGCACTCTGGACGGGCAGCAGGTCGCCGACGCGGGCCTGGACGGGTGGGTGAACCTGCTGGGCGGGCTGCAGACCCGGGTCACGACGCCGGACTTCGCCGCCGGGCTGGCCCTGGTCGACGCCATCGGCGCGCTGGCCGACGAGCTGGACCACCACCCCGATCTCGGCCTGCGACCGGGCCAGGTGGACGTCCGGCTGCGCAGCCACGACGTCGGCGGGATCACGGGCCGCGACGTGCGGATGGCCCGGCGCATCACCGAGCTCGCCGCCGCGGCCGGGCTGCGGACGGCGGCCGCGGGTGTCACCCGTCTGGAGCTGGGGCTGGACAGCCCCGACCAGCGGGCCGTGGCGCCGTTCTGGGGTGCGGTGCTGGGGCTGGTGGACGAGGACGGCGGTGCCGACGAGCTGCTCGACCCGGCGCGGGCGCTGCCCACCGTCTGGTTCCAGGGCTCGGGTGCCGACGAGCCGCGGCAGCGCTGGCACCCGGACCTGTGGGTGGACCCGGCCGAGGTGCAGCCGCGCATCGACGCCGCGGTGGCGGCCGGCGGCACCCTCGTCGACGACGCGGAGGCACCGGCCTTCTGGGTGCTGGCCGACCCCGAGGGCAACCGGGTCTGCCTCTGCACGTG
- the rnhA gene encoding ribonuclease HI codes for MDAVEIWSDGACKGNPGVGGWGAWLRSGERERELFGGERVTTNNRMELTAVIEALRALKRPCAVTLHVDSTYVMNGLNDWLPGWKRNGWRTSAKKPVKNEDLWRALDAEVARHTITWVWVKGHSGDPGNERADQLANRGVDEVRLRGADVPVVASA; via the coding sequence GTGGACGCGGTGGAGATCTGGAGCGACGGAGCCTGCAAGGGCAACCCCGGGGTCGGCGGCTGGGGCGCCTGGCTGCGGTCGGGTGAGCGCGAGCGCGAGCTGTTCGGCGGCGAGCGGGTGACGACGAACAACCGGATGGAGCTGACGGCCGTCATCGAGGCCCTCCGGGCCCTCAAGCGGCCGTGCGCGGTCACCCTGCACGTGGACTCCACCTACGTGATGAACGGCCTCAACGACTGGCTGCCCGGCTGGAAGCGGAACGGCTGGCGGACTTCGGCCAAGAAGCCGGTGAAGAACGAGGACCTCTGGCGCGCGCTGGACGCCGAGGTGGCGCGGCACACCATCACCTGGGTCTGGGTCAAGGGCCACTCCGGGGACCCGGGCAACGAGCGCGCCGACCAGCTGGCCAACCGCGGCGTGGACGAGGTCCGGCTCCGCGGTGCCGACGTCCCGGTCGTCGCCAGCGCCTGA
- a CDS encoding SDR family NAD(P)-dependent oxidoreductase yields the protein MATVLVTGSSDGIGRQTALDLVAGGHRVVLHARSDARAEQARSAVPGAADVVVGDLGSLASTRALADQVSALGTLDAVVHNAGVGGQDERRLTEDGHELTFQVNVLAPYLLTALTPTPARLVYLTSGLEAQGEPHLDDLDFARRPWDGMQAYCDSKLWDVVLALAVARHRPGTLSNAVDPGWIKTRMGGAGATDELPAGADTSVWLATSDDDAARVTGRYLHRRQLRAPNPAATDVDLQERFLARAAELTGATLPAA from the coding sequence ATGGCGACGGTGCTGGTGACGGGCTCGAGCGACGGCATCGGGCGGCAGACCGCCCTGGACCTGGTGGCCGGTGGTCACCGGGTCGTGCTGCACGCCCGCAGCGACGCGCGGGCCGAGCAGGCCCGGTCCGCGGTGCCCGGGGCGGCCGACGTCGTCGTGGGCGACCTGGGCTCGCTGGCCTCCACCCGCGCGCTGGCCGACCAGGTGAGCGCTCTCGGCACGCTCGACGCCGTCGTGCACAACGCGGGCGTCGGCGGGCAGGACGAGCGCCGGCTCACCGAGGACGGGCACGAGCTGACCTTCCAGGTCAACGTGCTGGCCCCCTACCTGCTGACCGCCCTCACCCCGACGCCCGCCCGGCTGGTCTACCTGACCTCCGGCCTGGAGGCGCAGGGCGAGCCGCACCTGGACGACCTCGACTTCGCGCGCCGCCCGTGGGACGGCATGCAGGCCTACTGCGACTCCAAGCTCTGGGACGTCGTGCTGGCCCTCGCCGTCGCCCGGCACCGGCCCGGCACGCTGAGCAACGCCGTCGACCCCGGCTGGATCAAGACCCGGATGGGCGGCGCCGGCGCGACCGACGAGCTGCCCGCCGGCGCGGACACCTCCGTGTGGCTGGCCACCAGCGACGACGACGCGGCGCGGGTGACCGGCCGCTACCTGCACCGCCGCCAGCTGCGCGCGCCCAACCCGGCCGCCACCGACGTCGACCTCCAGGAGCGCTTCCTGGCCCGGGCGGCGGAGCTGACCGGCGCCACCCTGCCCGCCGCCTGA
- a CDS encoding LysE family translocator, producing MPPAANLAAFVLAAALLIAVPGPSVLFVIGRSLAAGRRVGLLTVLGNALGMVPQVLAVAAGVGALLAQSVVAFTVLKTAGALYLVHLGVQAIRHRHRATAAAAATTGGTGSPAEVPASRALREGFLVGVSNPKSAVFFVAVLPQFTAPATGPVWSQILVLGLIHLLIGLAFDTVWALTAGAARGWLTRDPRRLPRLGATGGVMMIGVGVTIALTDRQL from the coding sequence ATGCCCCCCGCCGCGAACCTGGCCGCGTTCGTCCTCGCCGCGGCCCTCCTGATCGCGGTCCCCGGGCCGAGCGTGCTGTTCGTCATCGGCCGGTCCCTGGCGGCCGGGCGACGCGTGGGGCTGCTCACCGTGCTCGGGAACGCCCTGGGGATGGTGCCGCAGGTCCTCGCCGTCGCCGCCGGCGTCGGGGCCCTGCTCGCGCAGTCCGTGGTCGCGTTCACCGTCCTGAAGACGGCGGGCGCGTTGTACCTCGTGCACCTCGGGGTCCAGGCCATCCGGCACCGCCACCGCGCGACCGCGGCGGCCGCGGCGACGACGGGCGGCACCGGCTCCCCCGCCGAGGTCCCCGCGAGCAGGGCGCTGCGCGAGGGTTTCCTCGTCGGCGTCAGCAACCCCAAGTCGGCGGTCTTCTTCGTCGCGGTCCTGCCGCAGTTCACCGCCCCGGCCACCGGGCCGGTCTGGAGCCAGATCCTCGTCCTCGGGTTGATCCACCTGCTGATCGGGCTGGCCTTCGACACCGTCTGGGCGCTGACCGCCGGCGCGGCCCGCGGCTGGCTCACCCGCGACCCGCGTCGGCTGCCCCGCCTCGGCGCCACCGGCGGCGTGATGATGATCGGCGTCGGCGTGACCATCGCGCTCACCGACCGCCAGCTCTGA
- a CDS encoding MSMEG_0572/Sll0783 family nitrogen starvation response protein, which produces MPQFDETITANIATSLTEIPHPSLPKGSSIYGGTKIFPDYQASEGQSYFTLVHGIAHESSVSFVAVLQATRALRKGFESVLYFYGPGSINCLATRGFPTTGDSAFPGEQNLNDSIATFIGEGGTVFCCRFGLALHGGREEDLIEGVIPCHPLDVQDAVIHYANKGAIINSTYMV; this is translated from the coding sequence ATGCCCCAGTTCGACGAGACCATCACCGCCAACATCGCCACGTCCCTCACCGAGATCCCCCACCCCTCGCTGCCCAAGGGCAGCAGCATCTACGGCGGCACCAAGATCTTCCCCGACTACCAGGCGTCGGAGGGCCAGTCCTACTTCACCCTGGTGCACGGCATCGCCCACGAGTCCTCGGTCAGCTTCGTCGCGGTGCTGCAGGCCACCCGCGCGCTGCGCAAGGGCTTCGAGTCGGTCCTCTACTTCTACGGCCCGGGCTCCATCAACTGCCTGGCCACCCGCGGGTTCCCCACCACCGGCGACTCCGCCTTCCCGGGCGAGCAGAACCTCAACGACTCCATCGCCACCTTCATCGGCGAGGGCGGCACGGTCTTCTGCTGCCGCTTCGGCCTGGCCCTGCACGGCGGCCGCGAGGAGGACCTCATCGAGGGCGTCATCCCCTGCCACCCGCTGGACGTCCAGGACGCCGTCATCCACTACGCCAACAAGGGCGCGATCATCAACTCCACCTACATGGTCTGA
- a CDS encoding MSMEG_0568 family radical SAM protein has product MSTSTRVDLAILGVRGRAPVSRVAGAGPSDDGHLLIDGLGAALPINDTSPYLLDDRGRITLDGADIGLDVGLVPRPRFYDLSTADGVPYEKIARLHGADVLATTVVQTCVRYAEDQRCRFCAIEASLTAGSTVAVKKPADLAEVAAAAVAHDGVRQMVMTTGTSAGRDRGATHLARCVRAVKAAVPWLPVQVQCEPPGDLATITELREAGADSIGIHVESLDDGVRRRWMPGKGAVSLDEYRAAWVEAVRVFGRNQVSTYLIVGLGEDPDELVAGAAELVALGVYPFVVPFRPLAGTLATTVDGVGAPDPAVVADVTARVARLLLAAGMGSDGQKAGCAACGACSTLKTLGA; this is encoded by the coding sequence ATGAGCACCAGCACCCGCGTCGACCTGGCCATCCTGGGCGTCCGCGGCCGGGCCCCGGTCAGCCGGGTGGCCGGCGCCGGACCCAGCGACGACGGCCACCTGCTGATCGACGGCCTCGGCGCCGCGCTGCCGATCAATGACACCAGCCCCTACCTGCTCGACGACCGGGGCCGGATCACCCTCGACGGCGCCGACATCGGGCTGGACGTCGGCCTCGTCCCGCGGCCGCGGTTCTACGACCTCAGCACCGCCGACGGGGTCCCCTACGAGAAGATCGCCCGGCTGCACGGCGCGGACGTGCTGGCCACGACCGTCGTCCAGACCTGCGTCCGCTACGCCGAGGACCAGCGCTGCCGCTTCTGCGCCATCGAGGCCTCGCTGACCGCGGGCAGCACCGTCGCGGTGAAGAAGCCGGCCGACCTCGCCGAGGTGGCGGCCGCGGCCGTCGCGCACGACGGGGTCCGGCAGATGGTCATGACGACCGGCACCTCCGCCGGCCGCGACCGCGGGGCCACCCACCTCGCCCGCTGCGTCCGCGCGGTCAAGGCCGCCGTGCCGTGGCTGCCGGTGCAGGTGCAGTGCGAGCCGCCGGGCGACCTGGCCACGATCACCGAGCTGCGCGAGGCCGGGGCCGACTCCATCGGGATCCACGTCGAGTCGCTCGACGACGGGGTCCGCCGCCGCTGGATGCCGGGCAAGGGGGCCGTCAGCCTGGACGAGTACCGGGCGGCCTGGGTCGAGGCGGTCCGGGTGTTCGGCCGCAACCAGGTCTCGACGTACCTCATCGTCGGGCTGGGCGAGGACCCCGACGAGCTGGTCGCCGGCGCCGCCGAGCTGGTCGCCCTGGGGGTCTACCCCTTCGTCGTGCCCTTCCGGCCGCTGGCCGGCACCCTGGCCACGACGGTGGACGGCGTCGGCGCCCCCGACCCGGCGGTCGTGGCCGACGTCACCGCCCGGGTGGCCCGGCTGCTGCTGGCGGCGGGGATGGGCTCGGACGGCCAGAAGGCCGGCTGCGCGGCCTGCGGCGCCTGCAGCACGCTCAAGACGCTGGGGGCCTGA
- a CDS encoding MSMEG_0567/sll0787 family protein, with protein sequence MTFDVEVLTRGPRHAPPAAPAVTVAVAVSAAERDAAARLRHATFVEEQGLFARHDRDDADDDARALTLVARDGSGAVLGTVRLAPATAVDVGWWTGSRLAVRPDARGHALGVGSALVRAACAHAEARGVLRFDAHVQRQNARLFTRLGWRALDEEQVHGHPHVLMTWPVHRVADLVARTKAPLGATLATLGGGAAGLGGPGFRGDDGAPVPGSDLVAATDAVLPSMVERDPEWAGWCAVLVNLNDLAAMGAEPVGLLDALGARDRSFATRVVHGLAAAARAWDVPVLGGHTQLGVPAALSVTALGRTDRPVPGGGGRPGHAVRLTADLGGRWRAGYTGQQWDSTSGRTTAELRAMGSAVARTAPAAAKDVSMAGVVGTLGMLAEASGCGATLDVADVPRPAGATAGDWLTCFPGFAMLTADAPGAEPASAGPATSAVCGTLHDTPGVSLRWPDGRLTEALSPHVTGLGPA encoded by the coding sequence GTGACCTTCGACGTCGAGGTGCTGACCCGGGGACCGCGGCACGCCCCGCCCGCCGCGCCGGCCGTCACGGTCGCCGTCGCGGTCTCGGCGGCCGAGCGGGACGCGGCCGCCCGGCTGCGGCACGCCACCTTCGTCGAGGAGCAGGGCCTGTTCGCCCGGCACGACCGCGACGACGCCGACGACGACGCCCGCGCCCTCACCCTGGTGGCCCGCGACGGCTCCGGCGCCGTGCTGGGCACCGTGCGGCTGGCCCCGGCCACCGCCGTCGACGTGGGCTGGTGGACCGGCAGCCGGCTGGCCGTCCGGCCCGACGCCCGGGGGCACGCGCTGGGCGTCGGCTCGGCCCTGGTGCGGGCGGCCTGCGCCCACGCCGAGGCCCGCGGGGTGCTCCGCTTCGACGCCCACGTGCAGCGGCAGAACGCCCGCCTGTTCACCCGGCTGGGCTGGCGGGCGCTGGACGAAGAGCAGGTGCACGGCCACCCGCACGTGCTGATGACCTGGCCCGTCCACCGGGTCGCCGACCTCGTCGCCCGGACCAAGGCCCCGCTGGGTGCCACCCTCGCCACCCTCGGCGGCGGCGCGGCCGGCCTCGGCGGCCCCGGCTTCCGGGGCGACGACGGCGCCCCGGTGCCCGGCAGCGACCTCGTCGCGGCCACCGACGCCGTCCTGCCCTCGATGGTGGAGCGCGACCCGGAGTGGGCCGGCTGGTGCGCGGTGCTGGTCAACCTCAACGACCTCGCCGCGATGGGCGCGGAGCCGGTGGGCCTGCTCGACGCCCTCGGGGCCCGCGACCGCTCCTTCGCCACCCGCGTGGTGCACGGCCTGGCCGCGGCCGCCCGGGCCTGGGACGTCCCCGTGCTGGGCGGGCACACCCAGCTGGGCGTCCCCGCCGCGCTCTCGGTGACGGCGCTGGGCCGCACGGACCGCCCCGTCCCCGGCGGCGGCGGCCGGCCCGGTCACGCCGTCCGGCTGACGGCCGACCTCGGCGGCCGCTGGCGCGCCGGCTACACCGGGCAGCAGTGGGACTCCACCAGCGGCCGGACCACCGCCGAGCTCCGGGCGATGGGCTCCGCCGTGGCCCGCACCGCCCCCGCGGCGGCCAAGGACGTCAGCATGGCCGGCGTCGTCGGCACCCTCGGCATGCTCGCCGAGGCGAGCGGCTGCGGGGCCACCCTGGACGTCGCCGACGTCCCGCGCCCCGCCGGCGCCACCGCCGGGGACTGGCTGACCTGCTTCCCCGGCTTCGCGATGCTCACCGCCGACGCCCCGGGCGCCGAGCCGGCCTCCGCCGGCCCGGCCACGTCCGCGGTCTGCGGCACCCTGCACGACACCCCCGGGGTCTCCCTGCGCTGGCCCGACGGCCGGCTCACCGAGGCCCTCTCCCCCCACGTCACCGGACTAGGACCCGCATGA
- a CDS encoding carbon-nitrogen hydrolase family protein, with the protein MSRSPSTSTTIITAVSAAFGRDLEEAYAAIATIAIEARERGTDLLVLPEACLGGYLPSLGNAGDDAETRARRARDLPPALELDGPELRRVAGLAGDMLVLVGIREAAGADTYNTAVALTGDGVLATHRKVHQPLGENLCYAASDGFAAFDSPVGRMGMLICYDKAFPEASRTLALDGAEIIAALSAWPAARTATAANLEDDRWKKRHDLYDAARALDNQVVWVASNQAGTFGSLRFVGSAKVVGPGGEVLAATGVGPGLATAAVDVPAVLAGARGGMYALRDRRPSAYRLDAVLGDYEPAPRPEPSYA; encoded by the coding sequence ATGAGCCGTTCACCGAGCACGTCGACCACCATCATCACCGCCGTCTCGGCGGCCTTCGGGCGCGACCTCGAGGAGGCCTACGCCGCCATCGCCACGATCGCCATCGAGGCCCGCGAGCGCGGCACCGACCTGCTGGTGCTGCCCGAGGCGTGCCTCGGCGGCTACCTGCCCAGCCTCGGCAACGCGGGCGACGACGCCGAGACCCGCGCCCGCCGGGCCCGCGACCTGCCGCCGGCCCTGGAGCTCGACGGCCCCGAGCTCCGCCGGGTCGCAGGGCTCGCGGGCGACATGCTCGTGCTGGTCGGCATCCGCGAGGCCGCCGGCGCGGACACCTACAACACCGCCGTCGCCCTCACCGGCGACGGGGTGCTGGCCACCCACCGCAAGGTGCACCAGCCGCTCGGGGAGAACCTCTGCTACGCCGCGAGCGACGGCTTCGCGGCCTTCGACTCCCCCGTCGGCCGGATGGGCATGCTCATCTGCTACGACAAGGCCTTCCCCGAGGCCTCCCGCACCCTCGCCCTCGACGGCGCCGAGATCATCGCCGCGCTGTCGGCCTGGCCGGCGGCCCGCACGGCGACGGCGGCGAACCTGGAGGACGACCGCTGGAAGAAGCGCCACGACCTCTACGACGCCGCCCGGGCGCTGGACAACCAGGTGGTCTGGGTGGCCTCCAACCAGGCCGGCACCTTCGGCTCCCTGCGGTTCGTCGGCAGCGCCAAGGTGGTCGGGCCGGGCGGTGAGGTGCTGGCCGCGACCGGCGTCGGACCGGGCCTGGCCACCGCCGCCGTCGACGTCCCGGCCGTGCTGGCCGGCGCGCGGGGCGGGATGTACGCCCTGCGCGACCGCCGGCCCTCGGCCTACCGGCTCGACGCCGTCCTGGGCGACTACGAGCCCGCGCCCCGGCCGGAGCCGTCCTATGCCTGA
- a CDS encoding MSMEG_0570 family nitrogen starvation response protein, translating into MTFTTRWPDGGELVSYSPSLVVHDHLEVGERYAVADFLARSRTALGTASERVRARYGVPCSRAAASLAVIEARAAGVAGEVEVTALRPAREAR; encoded by the coding sequence ATGACCTTCACCACGCGCTGGCCCGACGGCGGCGAGCTGGTCAGCTACTCCCCCTCGCTGGTCGTGCACGACCACCTGGAGGTGGGCGAGCGGTACGCCGTCGCGGACTTCCTCGCCCGCTCCCGCACGGCGCTGGGGACCGCGAGCGAGCGGGTGCGGGCCCGCTACGGCGTCCCCTGCTCCCGGGCGGCCGCATCCCTGGCGGTCATCGAGGCGCGCGCCGCCGGCGTGGCCGGCGAGGTCGAGGTCACCGCGCTCCGACCGGCGCGGGAGGCACGGTGA
- a CDS encoding MSMEG_0569 family flavin-dependent oxidoreductase, translating to MSTAAPRHVPVVVVGAGQAGLSASWYLTRHGVEHLVLERDTAAHAWRDSRWDHFTLVTPNWQCRLPGFPYPGPDPDGFMTREQVLAYLADYVALVDPPLREHVTVTSVQQDGSGGFLVSTRSASGDVEVLRADHVVVATGGYHDPHVPRLADRLPEDLVQVHSSAYRHADALPPGAVLVVGSGQSGAQIAEDLHLEGRRVHLVVGSAPRVARFYRGRDCVAWLEDMGTYDVPVQQQPGGLAAREKTNHYVTGRDGGRDIDLRAFARDGMRLHGRLLGCTGTRLALAPTLEASLDAADAVAESIKDAIDVHIAKLGLDAPTEPRYVPVWRPESESTALDLAAEGITSVVWAVGFRSNFRWLRVPVFDGEGQPCHERGVTAVEGLYFLGLPWLHTWGSGRFAGVDRDAAHVVEHLAARVRTPQAALG from the coding sequence GTGAGCACGGCCGCGCCCCGGCACGTGCCCGTGGTCGTCGTCGGCGCGGGCCAGGCCGGCCTGTCGGCCAGCTGGTACCTGACCCGGCACGGCGTCGAGCACCTGGTGCTGGAGCGGGACACCGCCGCCCACGCCTGGCGGGACAGCCGCTGGGACCACTTCACCCTCGTCACCCCCAACTGGCAGTGCCGGCTGCCGGGCTTCCCCTACCCCGGCCCCGACCCCGACGGCTTCATGACCCGCGAGCAGGTGCTCGCCTACCTGGCCGACTACGTGGCGCTGGTCGACCCGCCGCTGCGCGAGCACGTCACCGTCACCTCGGTGCAGCAGGACGGGTCCGGCGGGTTCCTCGTCAGCACCCGCTCGGCGAGCGGTGACGTCGAGGTGCTGCGGGCCGACCACGTCGTCGTGGCCACCGGCGGCTACCACGACCCGCACGTGCCGCGGCTGGCCGACCGGCTGCCGGAGGACCTCGTGCAGGTGCACTCCTCGGCCTACCGGCACGCCGACGCCCTGCCGCCGGGCGCGGTGCTGGTGGTGGGCAGCGGCCAGTCGGGCGCCCAGATCGCGGAGGACCTGCACCTGGAGGGCCGCCGGGTGCACCTCGTCGTCGGCTCGGCGCCCCGGGTCGCGCGGTTCTACCGCGGCCGCGACTGCGTGGCCTGGCTGGAGGACATGGGCACCTACGACGTGCCGGTGCAGCAGCAGCCCGGCGGGCTGGCGGCGCGCGAGAAGACCAACCACTACGTGACCGGGCGCGACGGCGGCCGCGACATCGACCTGCGGGCCTTCGCCCGTGACGGGATGCGGTTGCACGGCCGGCTGCTCGGCTGCACCGGCACCCGTCTCGCGCTGGCCCCCACCCTGGAGGCGTCGCTGGACGCCGCCGACGCGGTGGCCGAGTCGATCAAGGACGCGATCGACGTGCACATCGCGAAGCTGGGCCTGGACGCCCCGACCGAGCCGCGCTACGTGCCGGTGTGGCGGCCGGAGTCCGAGAGCACCGCGCTGGACCTGGCAGCGGAGGGCATCACCTCGGTGGTCTGGGCGGTGGGCTTCCGGAGCAACTTCCGCTGGCTGCGGGTGCCCGTCTTCGACGGCGAGGGCCAGCCCTGCCACGAGCGCGGCGTCACCGCCGTCGAGGGCCTCTACTTCCTGGGCCTGCCGTGGCTGCACACCTGGGGCTCGGGCCGGTTCGCCGGCGTCGACCGCGACGCCGCGCACGTCGTCGAGCACCTCGCCGCGCGGGTCCGCACGCCGCAGGCCGCGCTCGGCTGA
- a CDS encoding carbon-nitrogen hydrolase family protein produces MALTRIGAVAGHFGRDVDRTLAKLAGIVAAARRDGLDLLVLPGATLGGYIPDLRHPGRDDLPPVLALDGPELAALRRMAGPLTLCVGFCEEADGRRYNTAVCLSGDGLLGHHRKVHQPAGEHFAYAAGDRFAAFDTPVGRLGLLVDYDKTFPESTRTLALDGARVVAALSAWPASVTDRAARITEDRQSRLFDLYDAARAAENQVVLASANQTGVLGDLRFLGQAKVVGPGGDVLARTWSKGALARADLDVDAEVDRARRVLSHLAERRPAAYRLDAPAPPGAAVPGATG; encoded by the coding sequence ATGGCGCTCACCCGCATCGGCGCCGTCGCGGGCCACTTCGGCCGCGACGTGGACCGCACGCTGGCCAAGCTCGCCGGGATCGTCGCCGCGGCCCGGCGCGACGGGCTCGACCTGCTCGTGCTGCCCGGCGCCACCCTCGGCGGCTACATCCCCGACCTGCGCCACCCCGGCCGCGACGACCTGCCCCCGGTGCTGGCCCTCGACGGCCCCGAGCTGGCGGCGCTGCGGCGGATGGCCGGCCCGCTGACGCTCTGCGTCGGCTTCTGCGAGGAGGCCGACGGGCGGCGCTACAACACCGCGGTCTGCCTCAGCGGCGACGGGCTCCTCGGCCACCACCGCAAGGTCCACCAGCCCGCCGGCGAGCACTTCGCCTACGCGGCCGGCGACCGCTTCGCCGCCTTCGACACCCCGGTGGGCCGGCTGGGCCTGCTCGTCGACTACGACAAGACCTTCCCGGAGTCGACGCGCACCCTGGCCCTCGACGGGGCCCGCGTCGTCGCCGCGCTGTCGGCCTGGCCGGCCAGCGTCACCGACCGGGCGGCCCGGATCACCGAGGACCGGCAGTCCCGGCTGTTCGACCTGTACGACGCGGCCCGGGCGGCCGAGAACCAGGTGGTGCTCGCCTCGGCCAACCAGACCGGCGTGCTGGGCGACCTCCGCTTCCTCGGCCAGGCCAAGGTCGTGGGCCCGGGCGGCGACGTGCTGGCCCGCACCTGGTCCAAGGGCGCGCTGGCCCGCGCCGACCTCGACGTCGACGCCGAGGTCGACCGGGCCCGCCGGGTGCTCTCCCACCTGGCCGAGCGCCGACCGGCCGCCTACCGGCTGGACGCCCCCGCCCCGCCCGGCGCGGCCGTCCCGGGGGCCACGGGATGA
- a CDS encoding MSMEG_0565 family glycosyltransferase, with protein sequence MRLALLTYSTKPRGGVVHTLALAEALAALGVDVTVWTLGRGGDADFFRPVDPAVRVRVVDFPAVDGEAVGARIVRSIATLRAAFDAHLAAGGTYDVVHAQDCISANAVERCVRTVHHLDHFTTPELAACHERAVVRPSALVCVSASVAREVEQGWGRHPTVIGNGVEAERFAAAAQDHAGQQHWRDRVGERYVLAVGGIEPRKGSLDLLEAVARLRVDDPGLELVVAGGETLFDYRDYRAAFDDRARALGVVPQVLGPVEHAALPSLVAGCGALGFVSTQEGFGLAAMEALAADVPVVVRDLPVMAEVFGPHVRYGSDPAGMAVALRAALDEGPLPGGQAFARRHTWAAAARAHLAFYAAREP encoded by the coding sequence ATGAGGCTCGCGCTGCTCACCTACTCGACGAAGCCGCGCGGGGGCGTGGTGCACACGCTGGCCCTGGCCGAGGCGCTGGCGGCCCTGGGCGTCGACGTCACCGTGTGGACGCTGGGCCGGGGCGGGGACGCCGACTTCTTCCGGCCCGTCGACCCGGCCGTCCGCGTCCGGGTCGTCGACTTCCCCGCGGTGGACGGCGAGGCCGTGGGCGCGCGCATCGTCCGCTCGATCGCCACGCTCCGGGCCGCCTTCGACGCCCACCTCGCCGCGGGCGGGACCTACGACGTCGTGCACGCGCAGGACTGCATCAGCGCGAACGCGGTGGAGCGGTGCGTGCGGACCGTCCACCACCTCGACCACTTCACGACCCCCGAGCTGGCCGCCTGCCACGAGCGGGCCGTCGTCCGGCCCTCGGCGCTGGTCTGCGTGTCGGCCTCGGTGGCGCGCGAGGTGGAGCAGGGCTGGGGGCGCCACCCCACCGTCATCGGCAACGGCGTCGAGGCGGAGCGGTTCGCGGCCGCGGCGCAGGACCACGCCGGGCAGCAGCACTGGCGCGACCGCGTCGGCGAGCGGTACGTGCTGGCCGTCGGCGGGATCGAGCCGCGCAAGGGCAGCCTGGACCTGCTGGAGGCGGTGGCCCGGCTGCGGGTCGACGACCCCGGGCTGGAGCTGGTGGTCGCGGGCGGGGAGACCCTCTTCGACTACCGCGACTACCGGGCGGCCTTCGACGACCGGGCCCGCGCGCTGGGCGTGGTGCCGCAGGTCCTCGGCCCCGTCGAGCACGCGGCGCTGCCGTCGCTGGTCGCCGGCTGCGGGGCCCTGGGCTTCGTCTCCACCCAGGAGGGCTTCGGGCTGGCGGCGATGGAGGCACTGGCCGCCGACGTCCCCGTCGTCGTCCGCGACCTGCCGGTGATGGCGGAGGTGTTCGGGCCGCACGTGCGCTACGGCTCGGACCCGGCGGGCATGGCGGTGGCCCTGCGGGCGGCTCTCGACGAGGGCCCGCTGCCCGGCGGCCAGGCCTTCGCCCGCCGGCACACCTGGGCCGCCGCGGCCCGCGCGCACCTCGCCTTCTACGCCGCCCGGGAACCTTGA